The DNA region aattaacatgtgtttaataattatatagtaagattagattataaaattaatgatttttggaaattaatattataatgtctgCGCTACACGTGCCAAGCATTACCTAGTCCGAAATAAACCTCAATAGAAAAgcatataatacttatattgatatatttaattttatatgtaatttatttttaacaaaaacgttacgatatatttttaacgtcAACAATAAACCTGATTAGATTAACATCAGTAGCATTACCTAAGtgatagaatttttaataacttctaGGAACATGCTATGGCGTCTGTAGCTGATAACTTGGTCACGATGCACATAGTGGCGATTTTATCATATTTCACGTATACATTTATGTTAGGTACATGTACTTACTTAGCAATAGATCTGatctaaacataaatatttgaaaaaaaaaacgttttacaaACTATCCTGACTTGCAATGAACCACAGTTTCTCGAAATTAGATTTACTAGCGGTGTAGAAAACGCACACACGCAAataagtattcattttatatatgtagatacgtctagtacacataaataatataataattttggtattattgtccttaaaaataaataaaattatgttaaattgacttacaaaaaaaaggtattaaCTTTCCAAGCTGTTTTAGAGACAATGTATACGTATcctattttttttcaatcgaataatattttgatacaacTTTTTAAATCCAATAAAGTTAACCCTCTTTACCAAAGCAACGTCACTTTATcctaataatagaaaatattaaaagataaaataaaaagtatgaacGTAAAGAACTTACTTTTAATGATTGCTCTGCGCAAATTTCTGATGATTCTTCGCACAATCTCCCCAATTTAGTTGACGGGCAAGTTTGATGAACATGAGTGCAATATGCGGATATACAATTATTTCCTagctatgaataaaaataacgttattactctatataataaataataataataaattaatggaaTCGTAtccaataattaattcaatcgTCGTATCGTATTATTTCCTATTTTATTCTTGTTTCACATAAACTATGAAAAAATCtttgtttctatatttaataaaaataacttagatgttgaaatgtcaaattaaatcacACAATCAAAATCATATTACAGGGGTAATTGACTTCTTCTCTGCATGGTCTGGTGTCGGTGGTGGGGGTGGGGGAAACGAATCAAGAATCTGTTTCAATTTCTCGCTGGTCCGGAGACAGCCACAACGTCGCCGCCAGGTGTCTTCTTCCTGCTTATGACGTCGCAGTGTACGACTAGTCTCGGATTccatttctatataaataggaAAAGCAGTAATCgttcttatgttaaaaaaatataatacttacatatattaaaaacatactgaGACATTacggaataaattaatttaatgaggAAATTAGTATTTTGAAAACctgcataaatattttatgtggtttttattaaatttaaatattaaatacttactaaCTTTTTGAATACGCTtagaaaataacataattcgtctatttatgacttttataacacggttttatttaattgaaaattttatttaatgttaaaataatattaaattctcatAATTTGACAAtcgcaaataataaaatgatagtaAGTACttactttttgtatttatagtttaaaaaggACGTAacacaaatatgaattatatattcgttattttttattgatttaacccatttaattatctatttctacagtaatttgaaattaaatacgcGAAAAATCGACAGACATCATTCTTTACACCTAAATCATAAACATTGACAAAatcattgtcaattttttttcagatattttatggctagcaaaatatatgaaaatatttttacatgcaTCCATAATGTGCCACGATCATTGCCATATTAATAGTgacctaataaaaaatataattaagaattatattactaattcTATGATTGGAATAAGATCTATTtaagttgtttattatttattttggtatcattaaatataagctCCTAAACATATTAacgaatcaatattttataaatatatattcaacgaTCGATTTGAACTTTTTGTTTCACAAATGAGCTTTCATTATTTGATTCGATTACAGAACCTACCTTAGAGACGAGCCAGCTCGTTTATGTAACTTAAGTCTTTTCATAACTGCGAAGGCTTTACATTATTACTAGTACCTACTAAACGAAATTTTGCATAAAAGCATTACCTGTACCCTACACTTCTCACGGTCACCGAACACCAGAGCTGTGACAACGAGCGAATATACCGAAATGTATAGAAATTTTGATTTACCGCTAGGCGGTAACCGTTTGTAGCAGAAATATGAATAAGATGAAAACACGCACGACGGCAACCATTATGCACAAGGAATTAATTGCCGCAAATTAGCGACACTCTCCATTGTTGCGTTCGATAGTTTCTTGAACTTAATGATATAACCACATTTCTTTTTGAACATTAATGCTATTTCTATTCAAGAAGCAAATGATCTTTACGAAATCACCAGTAATTTATTACGTTCCTTTCAGCTTGGCATCACTTCAAGACAACCTATTTTAAAAGCGTATTCGTAGACAGATATTCACTTATacgaaatataaagattttttgtagTAGTGCCTGAAATAAAATACTCCTTTGTATAAATTGTAACGGAAATTATTGAGTGTAGTTATCTGCATTCTtcccaataataaattataggttATTACATGACCATACATAAATATCACGTTATTGACCCTAACTATGTTTATTAggtaataaagaaattaaaatatattttataatgctcGTAAAAGACTAAAAGAGCTTTTTAGGTCACAAAGCACAGGTTTAAACTTTAGTGTGATGTATGACAATAATGCTTTCTCACGGTTTGAGTAAAacgttaaattatatcatattttagcCGAAATACAACTAGGTTATGTCAGCAAAAAGCAAATGTAAGAAACAGTTTACTCAATTAATGtcactatttttacattttgtgaATTTCATTCTAAATGTAGTTCATTgcatataacaattaatatcataataaaaaaatgcctacTAAGtagttcaatttaaaaagaaatttataaaattaagataatcaCGGACTTGCAGATGAATCTCATCAgggatttaaaatgaaattgaattgtCCTGTACAAAATGACATCTCGTGTTATATGGCACGGAATTTATGAACGTCACAGGAATGGCACGGTACGACCACCTGACGCGTGTCGCGAATCGTGCGGTCGTTCActcagaaaaatatttcaacaattatTACACCCACTGACaacgttttaaaaagtaaagttccAGACAATTTAGATACGCACTATAAACATAATGCtgtataaaaaaagtgttagtttttataatttcagatgaaaattattcgaatttgttatttgtaaaataaaatttgcaaaaaaaacaacacaaaatattcagcagataaataatcatataaaaaattaacatcgaAGTTAAATTTGAACAGACCACAAACAATGTTCGGACAATACAAGGCTAAGTACACAATGGACGAGTGATTTTGGAAAAGCGAAGGCCAGAGATGTCGTTCCGATGAGAGATACGTCCTTCCTTCATGTTGGCGATAAGTTATTACACGGGCTGGCAAGCACGAAACGAATTCAGCCCTAcgaatatcttaaaattatctGACAACTTTACAATAACCTATtgttaaaaaacattgttttaatttaaagatttaaacatCACcttataatgatgatgatgtaccCTTGATTAATGAAAACCCTTTATTACCACGACAGACcgttatataaaaatgactaaACTTGATAAAATTTTTGATCACCGGTCACCGCCGCAAGGCTATCTAGTAGTAAAGATAGATAGCCAACTGCTTaagcatattaaattattgacaatgtaacgaaataatttaagGAGTCTCTATTAAGTATATGATTAGTCGAGGGAATTATCGGCTGTACGAAACGTACGTTTTACAATAGGTTTTAGATATAGATCCTCCGGTATAATTTAcattgcttaaataaaataccaattatatattttcattcaatttaaatcgTCAGtactttataaacattaattaagtttacataaaaaaacagttatatgAAAGTCTGCAGatcatcgtatatttttttgatttaaaatgttattattttcttaataattttgatgtatCTTTTGCAGTATTTTGTTACAACGAAAATTGTGATTTTTCTAATTTGGAGTGTAAAATATTTGTCGATTACGtgtcgatattataaatatacatctaaaatacatatttacaaaaatattaaaataacaaattgtgCTGATTATTTCACCAGatattttcttgaaaataaaatgataaaacatcgttgattacatttttttctactgtgtgtttaatttattgatttattcaaaagcacatatttcatatttcttCGAAATAATTTGGATATCGGATTGTGTACTCAATTTGTCACTGCAAATAATACTTTGGTCTTTCttccaaatatatattagtcacacataattattaaattttataatatatacacctACATATCTTAACTAAATAATGTGGAATAGtcatcaaaacaaataataatctgtCAATAAAACGTACTGAAAACTTTAGGTttatttctcaatttttttatataaaaatttcgaatgttaatttataaaaaaaatacttctttctGACATGTAATGTTAACTGATCTATGAATTTGCTATAATTTTGGAAGTGTTGATGAACTAAGTGAACTTAATATGCTATatctcaataaatatttgactgtAAAAACTTACCATCCTGCAACTTTATGATGTATGACCTCATAAAGAGAAATTTCGTATAAATgagatgaaaaataaacaactttccTAATTTTGCATTTGAGTATGAAAAGtatctatgtatttaaataaaaccaatattacTTTgccatgtatttaataaataaacacgtttACAATACGCTGCTGAAGCTTTAAGAGGGACCAGCCTTAGCATTCTCATGTGAATTTTCAGCAAGCAGATCTAAGAacttgatatataataaatataattaacaaagtcacaaaaaatatttaaataaagacataagTCACATAAAAAGTCACTCAAACTATATCCTATTTTAAATGGAATTAGATTCCGGTCTAATCTAATGTATTATTTGAGATTTGGTACCACAATGAGCAAAGacgaataaatgttataaagtaCGGTTTTATCTCTCAGTATAACCTTTATAGAGTTGTCATGGTGCCAGAGCCAAGCCTTTTGGCATTGTTGCGAGTACTAGTCATTCCCAGACATATTCATTACTATTGACTAGACAGCAAAAGGACATGATCCATAATTGCCTAgcagtaaatataaatgtgcAAGACAAGACAAGAAAATGACAttgatacaaaattttaataaattgaacaacATAAAAACATTGCCTTATGCGTGAAATACGCATACTCTCATATTGCTATgggtacaataaaataataatattgta from Vanessa atalanta chromosome 14, ilVanAtal1.2, whole genome shotgun sequence includes:
- the LOC125068845 gene encoding uncharacterized protein LOC125068845; its protein translation is MESETSRTLRRHKQEEDTWRRRCGCLRTSEKLKQILDSFPPPPPPTPDHAEKKSITPLGNNCISAYCTHVHQTCPSTKLGRLCEESSEICAEQSLKVNSRSWRIVTELVQLLQLSVTATALALYYLIYCYMQLIYYTLRSALYFHNADGAMKITIGVVTITSIFVAFNLIIRLERFIGVF